One Gloeobacter morelensis MG652769 DNA window includes the following coding sequences:
- the lipA gene encoding lipoyl synthase, with amino-acid sequence MVTKPDWLRVKAPQRERVGAVKDILRDLALNTVCEEASCPNIGECFKAGTATFLIMGPACTRACPYCDINFEKHPKALDPTEPERLAEAVRRMGLRHVVITSVNRDDLADGGALQFARCIEAVRRVMPQTTIEVLIPDFCGCEAALDIVIAAHPEVINHNTETVPRLYRRVRPQGDYERTLRLLERVRAKAPHIYTKSGLMAGLGESEAEVLAVMEDLRGVHCDILTIGQYLQPTPKHLKVEAFVEPAAFERWRLAGEGMGFLQVVSSPLTRSSYHAEQVQRLMRSHPRTPKN; translated from the coding sequence TCAAAGCGCCGCAGCGCGAGCGGGTGGGAGCAGTCAAAGATATCCTGCGCGATCTGGCGCTCAACACTGTCTGTGAAGAAGCCTCCTGCCCAAATATCGGCGAATGCTTCAAAGCCGGGACGGCGACGTTTCTGATCATGGGACCGGCCTGCACGCGGGCTTGCCCCTACTGCGACATCAATTTCGAAAAGCACCCCAAGGCTCTCGATCCCACCGAACCAGAGCGGCTTGCGGAGGCGGTGCGGCGGATGGGTCTGCGCCATGTGGTGATTACTTCGGTCAACCGCGACGATCTGGCCGACGGGGGCGCTCTGCAGTTTGCCCGCTGCATCGAAGCGGTGCGCCGGGTCATGCCCCAAACGACTATCGAAGTGTTGATTCCCGATTTTTGCGGCTGCGAAGCAGCCCTCGATATCGTGATCGCCGCCCATCCAGAAGTGATCAACCACAACACCGAGACTGTCCCCCGGCTCTACCGGCGGGTCAGACCCCAGGGCGACTACGAACGCACCCTCAGGTTGCTTGAGCGCGTGCGCGCCAAGGCACCCCATATCTATACAAAGTCGGGTCTGATGGCGGGGCTTGGTGAGAGCGAAGCAGAGGTCCTCGCGGTCATGGAAGATCTGCGGGGCGTCCACTGCGACATCCTGACCATCGGCCAGTACCTGCAGCCTACCCCCAAACACCTCAAAGTCGAAGCTTTCGTCGAACCGGCCGCCTTCGAGCGCTGGCGGCTTGCAGGCGAAGGGATGGGCTTCTTGCAGGTGGTCTCCTCACCCCTGACGCGCAGTTCTTACCACGCCGAGCAGGTCCAGCGACTGATGCGCTCCCACCCGCGGACTCCCAAAAATTAG
- the groES gene encoding co-chaperone GroES encodes MATITLATTTLRPLGDRVLVKVVQQEERTAGGIFLPDTAKEKPQTGEVVAVGPGRLKDDGTRVDPEVKVGDTVLYGKYSGTDLKLGDAEYMLVAEKDILAIVA; translated from the coding sequence ATGGCAACGATCACGTTGGCTACGACGACACTGCGCCCCCTGGGGGACCGTGTGTTGGTCAAGGTGGTACAGCAGGAGGAGCGGACCGCCGGGGGTATTTTTCTGCCCGACACCGCCAAAGAGAAGCCCCAGACCGGTGAAGTGGTCGCCGTGGGGCCGGGCCGTCTCAAGGACGACGGCACCCGGGTCGACCCGGAGGTAAAGGTGGGCGACACCGTGCTGTACGGCAAATATTCCGGCACCGACCTGAAACTTGGCGACGCCGAGTACATGCTGGTGGCCGAAAAAGACATTCTGGCAATCGTGGCTTAA
- the groL gene encoding chaperonin GroEL (60 kDa chaperone family; promotes refolding of misfolded polypeptides especially under stressful conditions; forms two stacked rings of heptamers to form a barrel-shaped 14mer; ends can be capped by GroES; misfolded proteins enter the barrel where they are refolded when GroES binds) — translation MAKQVVFDETARRALERGIDALANAVRVTLGPKGRNVVLEKKFGAPQIINDGVTIAKEIELENKLENTGAQLIKEVASKTNDVAGDGTTTACVLAQSLVKEGLKNVAAGSNPMNLKRGMEKTVRHLVAELEKVAKPVEGSQAIAQVAAVSAGNDDEIGEMIARAMETVGKEGVITVEESKSLTTELEVTEGMQFDRGYVSPYLVTDQERMEAVFDEPFLLITDKKISIITDLVPILEKVARAGRPLVIIAEDIEKEALATLVVNKLRGVLNVAAVKAPGFGDRRKAMLQDIAVLTDGEVISEDTGIKLENVTTDQLGKARKMTITKDNTTIVAEGNEAAVKARCAQIKQQIEETDSEYDREKLQERLAKLSGGVAVIKVGAATETELKDRKLRIEDAVNATKAAIAEGIVPGGGTALLHLAAGMGDFIDSLSGEEKIGARIIQKALEGPLRQIAENAGLEGSVIAEKVRNLEFNFGFNAMTNEYEDLVAAGIIDPVKVTRSALQNAASIAAMVLTTECIVVDKPEDDKTPAGAAGGGMPDFD, via the coding sequence ATGGCAAAGCAAGTCGTATTCGATGAGACCGCCCGCCGCGCCCTCGAGCGCGGCATCGACGCCCTCGCCAACGCGGTGCGCGTCACCCTCGGCCCCAAGGGCCGCAACGTCGTCCTAGAAAAGAAGTTCGGCGCGCCGCAGATTATCAACGACGGTGTGACGATCGCCAAAGAAATCGAGCTTGAGAACAAGCTCGAAAATACCGGCGCCCAACTCATCAAAGAAGTCGCCTCCAAAACCAACGATGTGGCGGGTGACGGCACCACCACCGCCTGCGTGCTGGCCCAATCGCTGGTCAAAGAGGGTCTCAAAAACGTCGCCGCCGGTTCCAATCCGATGAACCTCAAGCGCGGTATGGAGAAGACCGTCCGCCATCTGGTGGCCGAACTGGAGAAAGTCGCCAAGCCGGTCGAAGGCTCCCAGGCCATCGCCCAGGTCGCGGCCGTCTCCGCCGGCAACGACGATGAAATCGGCGAGATGATTGCCCGCGCCATGGAGACCGTCGGCAAAGAAGGCGTGATCACCGTCGAGGAATCGAAGTCCCTGACCACCGAACTGGAGGTGACCGAGGGCATGCAGTTCGACCGCGGCTACGTCTCGCCCTATCTGGTCACCGATCAGGAGCGCATGGAAGCGGTCTTCGACGAGCCCTTCTTGCTGATTACCGACAAAAAGATCTCGATCATCACCGACTTGGTGCCGATTCTTGAAAAAGTCGCCCGCGCCGGCCGGCCGCTGGTAATCATCGCCGAGGACATCGAAAAAGAAGCCCTCGCCACCCTCGTAGTCAACAAGCTGCGCGGCGTGCTCAACGTGGCTGCCGTCAAGGCTCCCGGCTTCGGCGACCGGCGCAAGGCAATGCTGCAAGATATTGCGGTGCTCACCGACGGCGAAGTGATCTCCGAAGACACCGGCATCAAGCTCGAGAACGTCACCACCGACCAGCTCGGCAAAGCCCGCAAAATGACGATCACCAAGGACAACACCACGATCGTAGCCGAGGGCAACGAAGCGGCCGTCAAGGCCCGCTGCGCCCAGATCAAGCAGCAGATCGAAGAGACCGACTCCGAGTACGACCGCGAGAAGCTCCAGGAGCGCCTCGCCAAGCTCTCGGGCGGTGTGGCGGTGATCAAAGTCGGTGCGGCGACCGAGACCGAACTCAAAGACCGCAAGCTGCGCATCGAGGATGCCGTCAACGCCACCAAGGCGGCCATCGCCGAGGGGATCGTCCCGGGCGGCGGTACGGCGCTGTTGCACCTGGCGGCCGGTATGGGCGATTTCATCGACAGCCTGAGCGGCGAAGAGAAAATCGGGGCGCGCATCATCCAGAAGGCCCTCGAAGGTCCCCTGCGCCAGATCGCCGAGAACGCCGGTCTCGAAGGCTCGGTGATCGCCGAGAAGGTTCGCAACCTGGAGTTCAACTTCGGCTTCAACGCGATGACCAACGAGTACGAGGACCTGGTCGCCGCCGGGATCATCGACCCGGTGAAGGTGACCCGCTCGGCGCTGCAAAACGCCGCCTCAATCGCCGCGATGGTGCTCACTACCGAGTGCATCGTGGTCGACAAGCCCGAGGACGATAAGACCCCAGCCGGTGCTGCCGGCGGCGGCATGCCCGACTTCGATTGA
- a CDS encoding class I fructose-bisphosphate aldolase — MLSIADIEELLGKEAEQLLTHECKGIVKDQLHLPGADWVERIMTHSDRPIPVLRSLQALLDRGRLGGSGYLSILPVDQGIEHSAGASFAPNPMYFDPENIVRLAVEGGCNAVASTLGVLGMVARKYAHKIPFILKLNHNELLTYPNKSEQILFASVRQARDMGAVAVGATIYFGSQDSGREIVEISQAFQLAHELGMATILWCYLRNNAFKIDGIDYHTSADLTGQANHLGVTIEADIVKQKLPTVNGGYEKLNVQSSYGRFDKRIYTELTTAHPIDLTRYQVANGYMGRIGLINSGGESGKGDDRAEAVHTAVINKRAGGMGLISGRKTFQQKTFAEGVAIFHAIQDVYLNQDVTIA; from the coding sequence ATGCTTTCCATCGCCGATATCGAGGAACTGCTCGGCAAAGAAGCCGAGCAGCTGCTGACGCACGAGTGCAAAGGCATCGTCAAAGACCAACTCCACCTGCCCGGTGCCGACTGGGTGGAGCGGATCATGACCCACTCCGACCGGCCGATCCCGGTGTTGCGCAGCCTGCAGGCGCTGCTCGATCGCGGCCGCCTGGGCGGAAGCGGGTACCTTTCGATCTTGCCCGTCGACCAGGGCATCGAGCACTCGGCAGGGGCATCTTTTGCCCCCAACCCGATGTACTTCGACCCTGAGAACATCGTGCGCCTGGCCGTCGAAGGCGGCTGCAACGCCGTGGCTTCTACCCTCGGCGTGTTGGGGATGGTGGCGCGCAAGTACGCCCACAAAATTCCATTTATCCTCAAGCTCAACCACAACGAACTACTCACCTACCCCAACAAGTCCGAGCAGATTCTTTTTGCAAGCGTCAGACAGGCCCGCGATATGGGAGCGGTGGCCGTGGGAGCGACGATCTATTTCGGCTCACAAGATAGCGGTCGCGAAATAGTCGAAATTTCCCAGGCGTTCCAGTTGGCCCACGAGCTGGGTATGGCCACGATCCTCTGGTGCTATTTGCGCAACAACGCATTTAAGATCGACGGCATCGATTACCACACCAGTGCCGATCTGACCGGCCAGGCCAACCACCTCGGGGTGACCATCGAGGCCGACATCGTCAAGCAAAAATTGCCCACCGTCAACGGCGGCTACGAAAAGCTCAACGTCCAGTCGAGCTACGGCCGCTTCGACAAGCGCATCTACACCGAACTGACCACCGCTCACCCCATCGACCTCACCCGCTACCAGGTAGCCAACGGCTATATGGGCCGCATCGGTCTGATCAACTCGGGGGGCGAATCCGGCAAGGGCGACGACCGCGCCGAGGCGGTGCACACCGCCGTCATCAACAAGCGCGCCGGCGGCATGGGCCTCATCAGCGGCCGCAAGACTTTCCAGCAGAAGACCTTCGCCGAAGGTGTGGCCATCTTCCACGCCATCCAGGATGTCTATCTCAACCAGGACGTGACGATCGCCTAG
- a CDS encoding phycobiliprotein lyase, protein MTTIDEFFGACLGKWSIERTYHYLGDAEGRVERSHTNYDIRPLTAERQRKVLADNERPTDTPEPLYGFYLAFDTLSERGEKVAMDLNILFVPAQIEAGGCLEGDYLRDRAYEEARPMVSHFRYDPERAELRMTTRYTRVVSVDSITLVQPDLRIRQIQNFRRPQFDSLPLRELELVGFGVEKKVS, encoded by the coding sequence ATGACGACGATTGACGAATTTTTCGGCGCTTGCCTGGGCAAGTGGTCCATCGAGCGCACTTATCACTACCTGGGCGATGCCGAGGGCCGGGTGGAGCGCTCCCACACCAACTACGACATCCGCCCCCTCACCGCCGAGCGCCAGCGCAAGGTGCTCGCCGACAACGAACGGCCCACCGATACCCCCGAACCGCTCTACGGCTTTTATCTGGCCTTCGACACGCTTTCAGAGCGAGGCGAAAAGGTGGCGATGGATCTCAACATCCTTTTTGTGCCAGCCCAGATCGAGGCGGGCGGATGCCTCGAAGGCGACTATTTGCGCGACCGGGCTTACGAGGAGGCCCGGCCGATGGTGTCCCACTTTCGCTACGACCCCGAGCGCGCCGAACTACGGATGACGACGCGCTACACCCGCGTCGTTTCGGTCGATTCGATCACCCTCGTCCAGCCGGACCTGCGCATCCGCCAGATCCAGAACTTCCGCCGCCCGCAGTTCGACAGCCTGCCGCTGCGGGAACTGGAACTGGTCGGTTTTGGTGTCGAGAAGAAAGTCAGCTAA
- a CDS encoding caspase family protein, with amino-acid sequence MPQGIRVSRTIRALTTGEGKLWLVLVGVNQYQDRALPPLRYCASDCQGIGEALLEATRTFPNKQLLWHHDFAADLPTRKAVEASLERLIAEAGPQDTVLFYFCGHGAIDAASRQAVLCLADTRLEDLCGSGLTMRRLLESLGRCRAAQQLVWLDACHSGGLSLRNRELTAEALPAGTILGMEELLRERAAQSRGFYALLACEQSQQSWEFPGLGHGVFTYFLIRGLRGEAANARGFIEMDGLYRYVYHQTLRYIDNINQQLRLENLQKLRRGGELHPEYALQVPKRIVEGVGELILGVCPTEAQPLSRRRALVIDGLAGEQEAPLVLSKLLTRQGGFEVKYWNRRGLADPASVRELLRSALSFCSTAAAPVSGVETLLIYLRGRLQSSAEGESRLVLGDGVRLNLLWLRQQLQSRNGGQLLLVLDCPGKVELLEQWVELLRVSPQRTQCLVAGAASDPQTFSRALLDALEGSEPQGGLSAAKWASQLQQALAGTGTELLVELSGPPGVIEVFPANLASAGEGAPMDLGVCPYMGLRAFGEEDAPYFYGREHLTQELLKQLAGDSFLAVVGASGSGKSSVVHAGLIAQLRTGRQLPGSQSWWVQSMRPGAHPLEALSWRLADAADQNERHRQQQQIEGLLHLGADGLVQWLRKRPEPMVVLVVDQFEELFTLASPTDRQVFLDVLLGALVCAADRFKLVIAVRADFIAPCLEVAALAPLVQAASVLVPPYLGEDDYRNLIVKPAQKVGLVVEPELVEVLLQELNQSPGELPLLEFVLEQLWEKRQDGHLTLNAYQQAIGGLKGALENRAQATYEALGPEGKDCARWIFLSLTQLGEGTEDTRRRVPRSDLVVARYPEKLVFHTLQALTAAKLVVVGFSENTPTGRSRSRAEAAEPESLAALKQQVTVEVAHEVLIRYWSTLRWWLEENRARLRLQRQIEQAATLWNQRDQQPDFLLRGVRLAEAEEIYTHRSDELSQEVQVFVEACLEEKRKQRDREKGELRKAQIIALVMVVLTIAASGFGGLAYWQTQIAQQSEISAHNTSVDGYLASHRSLEALIASIKAQNLLRRTLVTDDNLKIETASHFQQVMHMIRESNRFVGHGNYIRSTVFSPNGQTIASASEDSTVRLWKTDGTILRIFSDHQADVRSLAFSPDGKTLASGDFRGNLVVRRLDGSVLTSIKAHNKAIMGIAFTPDGKYIVTASADKSAHLWKADDYKLLKTFNGHTGWLSAVAVSPDGESFATASADKTVRIWNKNGATLKTISHPTEVYDLSFAPDGQTLATGGEDKVVRLWHLDGNLARTLSLHTGWVMKVAFSPEGNVLATASADKTIRLWRVVDGTLLITIHGHTASVNSLSYSPDGRSLVSGGDDTTVRLWQVDKIKGAFQTYGSELFSIAISPDSQMIATAGADGNASLWRLDGTLLKNLQGHRDKVFSVTISSDGKKIATAGADKTIRLWSISGELLGVYQGHQLSVASVVFSPDCTTLASVGIDGTVRLWSSDGTGRVIGDHTGSLEDIRFSPDGRVIASVGSRGTLQLWSSISNSKSAFVVSSGSVRRVAYSPDGKLIATGDVDGNLKLWNFDGSSLSVTLYKEIPAHEAEIRSMTFSYDGQYIATASADGSTRIWKSDGSRYKILLGSSDGINSVRFSYDDSAIVTAGENGMVEVWENWNTSEENLRRTARQWICPFVLNNTELSETLDVGC; translated from the coding sequence ATGCCGCAGGGAATCCGGGTTAGCCGTACCATCCGCGCCCTCACCACCGGCGAGGGCAAACTCTGGCTTGTGCTGGTCGGAGTCAACCAGTACCAGGACCGGGCTTTGCCGCCGTTGCGCTACTGCGCCTCCGACTGCCAGGGCATCGGCGAAGCGCTGCTCGAAGCGACCCGCACTTTTCCAAACAAGCAGCTGTTGTGGCACCACGACTTTGCCGCCGACCTGCCGACGCGCAAGGCGGTCGAGGCGAGCCTGGAGCGGCTCATCGCCGAGGCCGGCCCCCAGGACACGGTGCTGTTCTATTTCTGCGGCCACGGTGCCATCGACGCTGCAAGCAGGCAGGCAGTGCTCTGCCTGGCGGACACCCGCCTGGAGGATCTCTGCGGCAGCGGACTGACGATGCGGCGGTTGCTCGAAAGTCTGGGGCGCTGCCGGGCTGCCCAGCAGCTGGTCTGGCTCGATGCTTGCCACAGCGGCGGGCTGAGTTTGCGCAACCGGGAACTGACCGCCGAGGCTCTGCCTGCCGGGACAATCTTGGGTATGGAGGAGTTGCTGCGCGAGCGCGCCGCTCAAAGCCGCGGCTTCTACGCGCTTTTAGCCTGCGAGCAATCCCAGCAGTCGTGGGAATTTCCGGGCCTGGGCCATGGGGTGTTCACGTACTTTTTGATTCGCGGCCTGCGCGGCGAGGCGGCCAACGCCCGCGGCTTCATCGAGATGGATGGGCTGTACCGCTACGTCTACCACCAGACGCTGCGCTATATCGACAACATCAACCAGCAGTTGCGGCTTGAAAATCTCCAGAAACTGCGCCGCGGCGGCGAGTTGCACCCGGAGTACGCCCTGCAGGTACCCAAGCGCATCGTCGAGGGTGTAGGCGAGCTGATTTTGGGAGTATGCCCCACCGAGGCGCAGCCGCTCAGCCGCAGACGGGCGCTGGTCATCGATGGCCTGGCAGGCGAACAGGAAGCTCCCCTCGTCCTCAGCAAACTGCTCACCCGGCAAGGCGGCTTTGAGGTGAAGTATTGGAACCGCCGCGGCCTGGCCGATCCCGCCTCCGTGCGCGAACTGTTGCGCTCGGCTTTGAGTTTTTGCTCGACGGCGGCGGCTCCGGTCTCCGGCGTCGAAACGCTGTTGATTTATCTGCGCGGGCGCCTGCAGAGCAGTGCTGAGGGCGAAAGCCGGCTGGTGTTGGGCGACGGGGTGCGCTTGAATTTGCTGTGGTTGCGCCAGCAGCTGCAAAGCCGCAACGGCGGGCAACTGCTGCTGGTGCTGGATTGTCCGGGCAAAGTCGAGCTGCTTGAGCAGTGGGTCGAACTACTGCGCGTTTCTCCCCAGCGCACCCAATGCCTGGTAGCCGGGGCGGCATCCGACCCGCAGACTTTCAGCCGTGCCCTTTTAGATGCCCTGGAGGGCAGCGAGCCCCAGGGCGGCCTGTCGGCGGCCAAATGGGCCTCCCAACTGCAGCAAGCCCTCGCGGGCACGGGCACGGAGCTTTTGGTGGAGTTGTCCGGACCGCCCGGGGTCATCGAAGTGTTCCCGGCAAATCTGGCCTCTGCCGGCGAGGGGGCCCCGATGGACCTGGGGGTATGCCCCTATATGGGTCTGCGCGCCTTCGGCGAGGAGGACGCCCCGTACTTCTACGGCCGCGAGCACCTGACTCAAGAGTTGCTCAAGCAGCTGGCGGGCGACTCGTTTCTGGCGGTGGTGGGCGCGAGCGGTTCGGGCAAATCCTCGGTCGTCCACGCGGGGCTTATCGCCCAGCTGCGCACGGGCAGGCAGTTGCCCGGCTCCCAAAGCTGGTGGGTCCAGAGCATGCGCCCCGGCGCGCACCCGCTCGAAGCGCTCAGTTGGCGCCTGGCGGACGCTGCGGACCAAAACGAGCGGCACAGGCAGCAGCAGCAGATCGAAGGCTTGTTGCACCTGGGAGCGGACGGGCTGGTGCAGTGGCTGCGCAAGCGACCGGAGCCGATGGTGGTGCTGGTCGTCGACCAGTTTGAAGAACTTTTCACCCTCGCTTCGCCCACCGATCGCCAGGTGTTTCTGGATGTATTGTTGGGGGCGCTTGTCTGTGCGGCCGACCGCTTCAAACTGGTGATCGCCGTGCGGGCGGATTTTATCGCCCCGTGCCTGGAGGTGGCCGCCCTTGCCCCGCTGGTCCAGGCGGCAAGCGTTCTGGTGCCCCCTTACCTGGGCGAGGACGATTACCGCAACCTCATCGTCAAGCCTGCCCAAAAAGTCGGCCTCGTTGTGGAGCCTGAACTGGTCGAGGTGCTGCTGCAAGAACTCAATCAGTCGCCAGGTGAGTTGCCGCTTTTAGAATTTGTTCTGGAGCAACTCTGGGAGAAACGCCAGGATGGCCACCTTACCCTCAATGCTTACCAGCAGGCCATCGGTGGACTCAAAGGGGCGCTGGAGAACAGGGCTCAAGCCACCTACGAAGCGCTTGGACCCGAAGGCAAAGATTGCGCGCGCTGGATTTTCCTTTCGCTGACCCAACTGGGAGAAGGCACAGAGGACACCCGCAGGCGCGTTCCCCGCTCGGACCTCGTCGTCGCTAGATACCCGGAGAAGCTTGTCTTTCACACTTTGCAGGCGCTGACGGCAGCCAAGCTCGTGGTCGTGGGTTTTAGCGAAAACACGCCAACCGGACGAAGCCGCAGCAGAGCCGAGGCGGCTGAGCCCGAATCGCTCGCCGCACTCAAGCAGCAGGTGACCGTCGAGGTGGCCCACGAGGTGCTCATCCGCTACTGGTCGACCTTGCGCTGGTGGCTCGAAGAAAACCGGGCGCGCCTGCGGCTGCAGCGCCAGATCGAGCAGGCGGCGACTTTATGGAACCAACGGGACCAACAACCGGATTTTTTGCTGCGCGGTGTGCGCCTTGCAGAGGCTGAGGAGATATACACCCACCGCAGCGATGAGTTGTCCCAGGAAGTGCAGGTCTTCGTCGAAGCGTGCCTGGAAGAGAAGCGCAAACAGCGCGACCGTGAGAAAGGCGAGTTGCGCAAAGCTCAGATCATCGCTTTGGTCATGGTTGTGCTCACAATAGCCGCTTCGGGATTCGGCGGTTTGGCCTACTGGCAGACCCAGATCGCCCAACAAAGCGAAATCAGTGCGCACAACACTTCAGTCGATGGATATCTTGCTTCGCACAGAAGCCTTGAAGCTTTGATCGCCAGCATCAAAGCCCAAAACTTACTGCGACGTACGCTTGTCACCGACGACAATCTCAAAATTGAAACCGCCAGCCATTTTCAGCAGGTGATGCACATGATTAGAGAGTCGAACCGCTTTGTAGGGCACGGCAACTACATCCGAAGCACCGTGTTCAGTCCAAACGGCCAGACAATCGCGTCGGCGAGCGAAGACAGTACCGTCCGACTTTGGAAGACCGACGGGACTATATTGCGTATCTTTAGCGATCACCAGGCCGACGTCAGGAGCTTAGCCTTCAGCCCAGACGGCAAGACCCTCGCCTCCGGCGATTTTCGCGGCAATCTTGTGGTTCGACGTCTAGATGGTAGCGTTTTGACTTCGATCAAAGCACACAACAAAGCAATCATGGGAATTGCTTTTACTCCTGATGGAAAATACATAGTTACGGCGAGTGCCGACAAGTCTGCACATTTATGGAAGGCGGATGACTATAAACTACTGAAGACATTCAATGGCCATACCGGCTGGCTGAGCGCAGTAGCAGTAAGCCCAGATGGAGAATCTTTTGCAACTGCAAGTGCAGATAAAACAGTTCGGATATGGAATAAAAATGGAGCCACCTTAAAAACCATATCCCACCCTACAGAAGTGTACGATCTAAGCTTCGCTCCTGACGGTCAAACGCTGGCAACAGGTGGAGAAGATAAGGTGGTGCGTCTGTGGCACTTGGATGGCAATCTTGCTCGAACACTATCCCTGCATACCGGCTGGGTAATGAAGGTTGCCTTCAGCCCGGAGGGGAATGTCTTAGCTACAGCAAGCGCTGACAAAACGATTAGACTTTGGAGAGTAGTAGATGGAACGCTTCTGATCACTATTCACGGGCACACTGCATCCGTAAACAGCCTTAGCTACAGTCCTGATGGCAGATCCCTGGTCTCCGGTGGAGACGACACTACCGTCCGCCTGTGGCAGGTTGACAAAATCAAAGGTGCCTTCCAAACTTACGGCAGCGAATTGTTCAGCATTGCCATCAGTCCCGACAGCCAAATGATTGCAACAGCTGGTGCGGACGGCAATGCCAGCCTCTGGCGACTCGACGGAACATTGTTGAAAAATTTGCAGGGCCATCGTGACAAAGTTTTCAGTGTGACAATCAGCAGCGACGGCAAAAAAATTGCGACTGCAGGTGCGGATAAAACGATCAGACTCTGGAGCATTTCTGGTGAGCTGCTTGGAGTATATCAAGGCCATCAGTTGAGTGTTGCCAGTGTTGTATTTAGCCCCGATTGCACAACGCTGGCTTCGGTAGGCATCGACGGTACCGTGCGTCTGTGGAGTTCAGATGGAACGGGGCGCGTCATTGGAGACCACACAGGGAGTTTGGAGGACATCCGTTTCAGTCCAGATGGACGAGTTATTGCTTCGGTGGGAAGCAGAGGAACGTTGCAGTTATGGAGTTCGATCTCAAACAGCAAATCCGCCTTCGTTGTCAGCAGTGGTTCGGTCAGACGAGTTGCCTATAGCCCAGACGGCAAGCTTATAGCTACGGGCGACGTCGATGGCAATCTAAAACTTTGGAATTTTGATGGCTCAAGCCTCAGTGTTACTCTCTACAAGGAAATTCCTGCCCATGAAGCTGAAATCCGCAGTATGACCTTCAGTTACGACGGTCAGTATATTGCAACTGCAAGTGCAGATGGTTCTACCCGTATTTGGAAGAGCGATGGTTCTCGATACAAGATCCTTCTTGGCTCATCCGATGGAATCAACAGCGTTCGTTTTAGTTACGACGATTCAGCAATTGTGACGGCTGGTGAAAATGGAATGGTCGAAGTCTGGGAGAACTGGAATACAAGCGAAGAAAATCTCCGCCGTACTGCCCGACAGTGGATCTGCCCTTTTGTTCTCAACAACACGGAACTTTCCGAAACGCTAGACGTAGGTTGCTAA